The proteins below come from a single Zea mays cultivar B73 chromosome 8, Zm-B73-REFERENCE-NAM-5.0, whole genome shotgun sequence genomic window:
- the LOC100382489 gene encoding uncharacterized protein isoform X1 yields MEFPKRGRAFLQGSLRRSPKATIPGAATGADENASSKHLVPVGAASPKRKKVLGERNDSGVGGMEGAASAPVQQPKLALSPPTPASRGAGPYDPKTNYTTPRPAFLRYDPERRREILLRVSRAAEVMDDDCSSTTSGTAASEEDGGSSLASDAAAGSLISSPPRSDSEAELDDSEEEEEVVPARRGRWARRLLLLLVCVSCSFCYMYCAKPSGFPTYSEDALDLDRGIGGMYDAYDHELDSLRLLGPVHMMGPEDVLEEITNQLVHEDSKSVDHLYGNRAPRNLVAVAMVGLADICLNVSSGEFTCQIGGEKGENVPDLKEDSEMDKLDTELTISFQNDKQSSEVDCLGGNAPLDSIGSTSTHTDNLEGSLESFHLEEWDDYSNQSELQLVSMERAIKSASYKLKDRTGLESEELDLWQYENTAEAAKTICSTVKFLWSAMEPHLLQVLACLSFAGLVAALYRYYQRSRECCNCIITYDSLAEQPLLVQHQVAQLSVTSVRDAQLPVHSSEQPIQLAIPNQGTAGSLEVPMELTLPKLDPLVSLEDPAQESLPMTDPLVTVKIPVIGRGIHDQKLKRGDSENIKASNGMFLNHSDVDSSKPPVVELLGEFVLASSSRERSTKKLYQNAGDATDKKLLKPLKKDEDVEKMQMHSSIIQSPSVGRAKKEEKSINREKTDATPTPLRRSSRLRNKVTSP; encoded by the exons ATGGAGTTTCCCAAGCGAGGGCGAGCTTTTCTCCAAG GTTCCCTGCGAAGGAGCCCCAAGGCGACGATACCTGGAGCTGCCACGGGGGCCGACGAGAACGCAAGCTCTAAGCATCTCGTGCCGGTGGGGGCCGCGTCGCCGAAGAGGAAGAAGGTGCTCGGGGAGAGGAACGACAGCGGCGTCGGGGGCATGGAGGGCGCCGCGTCGGCACCAGTGCAGCAGCCAAAGCTCGCGTTGAGCCCCCCGACACCCGCGAGCCGCGGCGCGGGGCCGTACGACCCGAAGACGAACTACACCACGCCGCGGCCGGCGTTCCTGCGCTACGACCCCGAACGGCGTCGCGAGATCCTCCTCCGGGTGTCGCGTGCGGCAGAGGTGATGGACGACGACTGCTCTAGCACCACATCCGGCACTGCGGCCTCGGAGGAGGACGGTGGCTCGTCCTTGGCCTCGGACGCGGCGGCAGGCTCCCTTATCTCGTCGCCGCCAAGGAGCGACTCCGAGGCCGAGCTTGATGACAGCGAGGAGGAAGAGGAAGTAGTCCCAGCTCGTCGAGGCCGGTGGGCCAGGCGGTTGCTTCTGTTGCTCGTCTGTGTGTCCTGCTCGTTCTGCTACATGTATTGCGCCAAACCCTCTGGCTTTCCTACTTATTCAGAAGACGCACTTGATTTGGATAGAGGTATTGGGGGCATGTACGATGCCTATGATCATGAATTAGACTCACTGAGATTGTTAGGGCCAGTTCATATGATGGGTCCAGAGGATGTGCTGGAAGAAATTACAAATCAACTTGTGCACGAGGACTCTAAAAGTGTGGACCATCTGTATGGCAACAGAGCTCCTAGAAATCTGGTGGCAGTTGCTATGGTAGGGCTAGCTGATATCTGCCTCAATGTTTCTTCAGGAGAATTTACATGCCAAATTGGGGGTGAAAAAGGTGAGAATGTGCCTGATTTGAAGGAAGATTCTGAAATGGACAAACTCGATACAGAACTGACAATCTCCTTTCAGAATGACAAGCAAAGCAGTGAAGTTGATTGCCTGGGTGGAAACGCCCCACTGGATTCCATTGGTTCCACTTCTACTCACACTGATAACTTGGAGGGCAGTTTGGAATCATTCCATCTAGAGGAATGGGATGATTACTCAAATCAATCTGAACTGCAGTTAGTCTCCATGGAGAGGGCTATAAAATCAGCAAGTTACAAGCTGAAAGACAGAACGGGTTTGGAAAGTGAGGAGTTGGATCTATGGCAGTATGAGAATACAGCAGAAGCTGCTAAAACAATATGCTCTACTGTAAAATTTCTGTGGTCTGCAATGGAACCTCACTTGCTGCAGGTATTGGCATGCTTGTCTTTTGCAGGTTTGGTGGCTGCATTATATAGGTATTATCAAAGATCAAGAGAGTGCTGCAACTGCATCATAACCTATGACTCACTTGCTGAACAACCATTGTTAGTTCAACATCAAGTTGCGCAGCTGTCAGTGACTTCAGTTCGAGATGCACAGCTACCTGTTCACTCTTCGGAGCAACCTATACAATTGGCAATTCCTAACCAAGGCACGGCTGGTAGTTTGGAGGTTCCTATGGAGTTGACATTGCCCAAGCTGGACCCATTGGTCAGTCTTGAGGATCCTGCACAAGAGTCATTGCCCATGACAGACCCACTGGTCACCGTCAAGATTCCTGTGATTGGTCGTGGGATCCATGATCAGAAACTTAAACGTGGGGATTCTGAGAACATTAAGGCTTCAAATGGTATGTTTCTGAACCATAGTGACGTTGACAGCTCCAAGCCACCAGTGGTTGAACTACTTGGAGAGTTCGTGCTTGCAAGTAGCTCAAGAgaaagatctaccaagaaattgtatCAGAATGCTGGAGATGCTACAGATAAGAAATTGTTGAAACCTTTGAAAAAGGATGAGGATGTTGAAAAGATGCAGATGCATTCAAGCATCATCCAAAGCCCTAGTGTTGGAAGAGCCAAAAAAGAG GAGAAATCTATAAACCGGGAGAAGACCGATGCGACGCCAACTCCACTGAGACGCTCAAGCCGCCTCCGCAACAAGGTGACTTCTCCCTGA
- the LOC100382489 gene encoding uncharacterized protein LOC100382489, with protein MEFPKRGRAFLQGSLRRSPKATIPGAATGADENASSKHLVPVGAASPKRKKVLGERNDSGVGGMEGAASAPVQQPKLALSPPTPASRGAGPYDPKTNYTTPRPAFLRYDPERRREILLRVSRAAEVMDDDCSSTTSGTAASEEDGGSSLASDAAAGSLISSPPRSDSEAELDDSEEEEEVVPARRGRWARRLLLLLVCVSCSFCYMYCAKPSGFPTYSEDALDLDRGIGGMYDAYDHELDSLRLLGPVHMMGPEDVLEEITNQLVHEDSKSVDHLYGNRAPRNLVAVAMVGLADICLNVSSGEFTCQIGGEKGENVPDLKEDSEMDKLDTELTISFQNDKQSSEVDCLGGNAPLDSIGSTSTHTDNLEGSLESFHLEEWDDYSNQSELQLVSMERAIKSASYKLKDRTGLESEELDLWQYENTAEAAKTICSTVKFLWSAMEPHLLQVLACLSFAGLVAALYRYYQRSRECCNCIITYDSLAEQPLLVQHQVAQLSVTSVRDAQLPVHSSEQPIQLAIPNQGTAGSLEVPMELTLPKLDPLVSLEDPAQESLPMTDPLVTVKIPVIGRGIHDQKLKRGDSENIKASNGMFLNHSDVDSSKPPVVELLGEFVLASSSRERSTKKLYQNAGDATDKKLLKPLKKDEDVEKMQMHSSIIQSPSVGRAKKEQEKSINREKTDATPTPLRRSSRLRNKVTSP; from the exons ATGGAGTTTCCCAAGCGAGGGCGAGCTTTTCTCCAAG GTTCCCTGCGAAGGAGCCCCAAGGCGACGATACCTGGAGCTGCCACGGGGGCCGACGAGAACGCAAGCTCTAAGCATCTCGTGCCGGTGGGGGCCGCGTCGCCGAAGAGGAAGAAGGTGCTCGGGGAGAGGAACGACAGCGGCGTCGGGGGCATGGAGGGCGCCGCGTCGGCACCAGTGCAGCAGCCAAAGCTCGCGTTGAGCCCCCCGACACCCGCGAGCCGCGGCGCGGGGCCGTACGACCCGAAGACGAACTACACCACGCCGCGGCCGGCGTTCCTGCGCTACGACCCCGAACGGCGTCGCGAGATCCTCCTCCGGGTGTCGCGTGCGGCAGAGGTGATGGACGACGACTGCTCTAGCACCACATCCGGCACTGCGGCCTCGGAGGAGGACGGTGGCTCGTCCTTGGCCTCGGACGCGGCGGCAGGCTCCCTTATCTCGTCGCCGCCAAGGAGCGACTCCGAGGCCGAGCTTGATGACAGCGAGGAGGAAGAGGAAGTAGTCCCAGCTCGTCGAGGCCGGTGGGCCAGGCGGTTGCTTCTGTTGCTCGTCTGTGTGTCCTGCTCGTTCTGCTACATGTATTGCGCCAAACCCTCTGGCTTTCCTACTTATTCAGAAGACGCACTTGATTTGGATAGAGGTATTGGGGGCATGTACGATGCCTATGATCATGAATTAGACTCACTGAGATTGTTAGGGCCAGTTCATATGATGGGTCCAGAGGATGTGCTGGAAGAAATTACAAATCAACTTGTGCACGAGGACTCTAAAAGTGTGGACCATCTGTATGGCAACAGAGCTCCTAGAAATCTGGTGGCAGTTGCTATGGTAGGGCTAGCTGATATCTGCCTCAATGTTTCTTCAGGAGAATTTACATGCCAAATTGGGGGTGAAAAAGGTGAGAATGTGCCTGATTTGAAGGAAGATTCTGAAATGGACAAACTCGATACAGAACTGACAATCTCCTTTCAGAATGACAAGCAAAGCAGTGAAGTTGATTGCCTGGGTGGAAACGCCCCACTGGATTCCATTGGTTCCACTTCTACTCACACTGATAACTTGGAGGGCAGTTTGGAATCATTCCATCTAGAGGAATGGGATGATTACTCAAATCAATCTGAACTGCAGTTAGTCTCCATGGAGAGGGCTATAAAATCAGCAAGTTACAAGCTGAAAGACAGAACGGGTTTGGAAAGTGAGGAGTTGGATCTATGGCAGTATGAGAATACAGCAGAAGCTGCTAAAACAATATGCTCTACTGTAAAATTTCTGTGGTCTGCAATGGAACCTCACTTGCTGCAGGTATTGGCATGCTTGTCTTTTGCAGGTTTGGTGGCTGCATTATATAGGTATTATCAAAGATCAAGAGAGTGCTGCAACTGCATCATAACCTATGACTCACTTGCTGAACAACCATTGTTAGTTCAACATCAAGTTGCGCAGCTGTCAGTGACTTCAGTTCGAGATGCACAGCTACCTGTTCACTCTTCGGAGCAACCTATACAATTGGCAATTCCTAACCAAGGCACGGCTGGTAGTTTGGAGGTTCCTATGGAGTTGACATTGCCCAAGCTGGACCCATTGGTCAGTCTTGAGGATCCTGCACAAGAGTCATTGCCCATGACAGACCCACTGGTCACCGTCAAGATTCCTGTGATTGGTCGTGGGATCCATGATCAGAAACTTAAACGTGGGGATTCTGAGAACATTAAGGCTTCAAATGGTATGTTTCTGAACCATAGTGACGTTGACAGCTCCAAGCCACCAGTGGTTGAACTACTTGGAGAGTTCGTGCTTGCAAGTAGCTCAAGAgaaagatctaccaagaaattgtatCAGAATGCTGGAGATGCTACAGATAAGAAATTGTTGAAACCTTTGAAAAAGGATGAGGATGTTGAAAAGATGCAGATGCATTCAAGCATCATCCAAAGCCCTAGTGTTGGAAGAGCCAAAAAAGAG CAGGAGAAATCTATAAACCGGGAGAAGACCGATGCGACGCCAACTCCACTGAGACGCTCAAGCCGCCTCCGCAACAAGGTGACTTCTCCCTGA
- the LOC100285892 gene encoding deoxycytidylate deaminase, translating into MASTRDLAIASLSAATGAVVAAAALRLLSSRRTSSVRPQNLPAAANGSASERPLAQSPFDPVKREGYISWDDYFMAIAFLSAERSKDPNRQVGACLVSQEGIILGIGYNGFPRGCSDDKLPWAKKSASGDPLETKFPYVVHAEVNAILNTNHASAAGQKLYVTMFPCNECAKIIIQSGVSEVIYFVEKKIDNSAHVYVASHKLLSMAGVKVRKHQPQMAQIPIKFQEP; encoded by the exons ATGGCCTCGACGAGGGATCTAGCCATAGCTTCTCTCTCAGCTGCGACCGGCGCCGTTGTTGCCGCCGCTGCACTGCGCCTCTTGTCTTCCCGCAGAACATCCTCCGTCAGACCCCAGAACCTCCCCGCCGCCGCTAACGGATCTGCCTCCGAGCGCCCGCTGGCTCAGTCCCCCTTCGATCCTGTCAAGAGGGAAGG ATATATTTCCTGGGACGACTACTTCATGGCGATCGCCTTCCTTTCGGCTGAGCGGTCTAAGGATCCTAACCGGCAG GTTGGAGCATGCTTGGTTAGCCAAGAGGGAATAATCCTAG GAATTGGCTACAATGGCTTCCCTAGAGGTTGTTCCGATGACAAGCTTCCTTGGGCAAAG AAATCTGCAAGTGGAGATCCATTGGAGACAAAATTCCC CTACGTTGTCCATGCTGAGGTTAATGCAATTCTAAATACCAACCATGCTTCAGCGGCTGGACAG AAATTGTATGTCACCATGTTCCCATGCAATGAATGTGCCAAGATTATTATTCAG TCAGGCGTATCTGAGGTCATATATTTCGTTGAAAAAAAGATTGACAACTCAGCTCACGTTTATGTTGCCTCTCACAAGCTATTGTCGATGGCTGGTGTCAAG GTCAGGAAGCATCAGCCCCAGATGGCGCAAATACCGATCAAGTTCCAGGAGCCATGA
- the LOC100285892 gene encoding deoxycytidylate deaminase isoform X1 yields the protein MASTRDLAIASLSAATGAVVAAAALRLLSSRRTSSVRPQNLPAAANGSASERPLAQSPFDPVKREGYISWDDYFMAIAFLSAERSKDPNRQVGACLVSQEGIILGIGYNGFPRGCSDDKLPWAKKSASGDPLETKFPYVVHAEVNAILNTNHASAAGQKLYVTMFPCNECAKIIIQVRKHQPQMAQIPIKFQEP from the exons ATGGCCTCGACGAGGGATCTAGCCATAGCTTCTCTCTCAGCTGCGACCGGCGCCGTTGTTGCCGCCGCTGCACTGCGCCTCTTGTCTTCCCGCAGAACATCCTCCGTCAGACCCCAGAACCTCCCCGCCGCCGCTAACGGATCTGCCTCCGAGCGCCCGCTGGCTCAGTCCCCCTTCGATCCTGTCAAGAGGGAAGG ATATATTTCCTGGGACGACTACTTCATGGCGATCGCCTTCCTTTCGGCTGAGCGGTCTAAGGATCCTAACCGGCAG GTTGGAGCATGCTTGGTTAGCCAAGAGGGAATAATCCTAG GAATTGGCTACAATGGCTTCCCTAGAGGTTGTTCCGATGACAAGCTTCCTTGGGCAAAG AAATCTGCAAGTGGAGATCCATTGGAGACAAAATTCCC CTACGTTGTCCATGCTGAGGTTAATGCAATTCTAAATACCAACCATGCTTCAGCGGCTGGACAG AAATTGTATGTCACCATGTTCCCATGCAATGAATGTGCCAAGATTATTATTCAG GTCAGGAAGCATCAGCCCCAGATGGCGCAAATACCGATCAAGTTCCAGGAGCCATGA